From the Mangifera indica cultivar Alphonso chromosome 10, CATAS_Mindica_2.1, whole genome shotgun sequence genome, one window contains:
- the LOC123226668 gene encoding uncharacterized protein LOC123226668, with product MGSFFRGLNEDTVTSPLDILRCPFLRNINEPTNFSFASSLPFPMPVHTAKGPIFEDGPNFDMAFRLFHGRDGVVPLSERSLEAAEPELAPPQFNPLAAKAATISLSSFGLGGPFSFDSFSEKWKNQKGKSKSSKKESSSQGGKSNHEAMSNEWLQNGNCPIAKSYRAVSGVLPLVAKVFQPPTGMQLRCPPAVVAARAAIARTAFAKNLRPQPLPAKVLVIGMLGMAANVPLGVWREHTKKFSASWFIAIHAAVPFIGMLRKSVLMPKTAMAFTIAASVLGQVIGSRAERYRLKAVAEKRLALEENSVGNTSQLQVVAVKGGHCGNPREWNSAPLQVVTPSTSADVFC from the exons ATGGGGAGTTTCTTCAGAGGCCTAAATGAGGATACAGTTACTTCTCCACTAGACATTCTTAGATGTCCATTTTTGAGGAACATTAATGAGCCCACTAATTTCTCCTTCGCTTCATCATTGCCATTTCCCATGCCT GTTCACACAGCCAAAGGTCCAATTTTTGAGGATGGTCCAAACTTTGATATGGCTTTCAGGCTTTTTCATGGGCGTGATGGAGTAGTCCCACTTTCTGAAAGATCATTAGAGGCAGCAGAACCTGAGTTAGCCCCACCGCAGTTTAATCCTTTAGCTGCTAAAGCAGCCACTATCAGTCTTTCATCTTTTGGACTTGGAGGACCATTCAGTTTTGATTCATTTTCAGAGAAGTGGAAGaatcaaaaaggaaaatcaaaatCCTCCAAAAAAGAGTCTTCTTCACAg GGAGGAAAATCTAATCACGAAGCTATGAGCAATGAGTGGCTACAAAATGGTAACTGTCCAATTGCGAAGTCATATCGTGCAGTTAGTGGTGTCCTGCCACTTGTTGCAAAGGTTTTCCAGCCTCCTACTGGCATGCAACTTAGGTGCCCACCAGCAGTGGTTGCAGCCCGAGCAGCTATCGCACGAACTGCTTTTGCAAAGAACCTTCGCCCTCAACCCTTGCCTGCAAAAGTACTTGTGATTGGGATGTTGGGTATGGCGGCAAATGTCCCACTAGGTGTATGGAGGGAACATACTAAAAAGTTTTCAGCATCCTGGTTTATTGCTATTCATGCAGCTGTTCCATTCATAGGAATGCTCAGAAAGTCTGTGTTGATGCCAAAGACAGCTATGGCATTTACCATTGCAGCGTCTGTATTGGGACAAGTCATTGGTTCTAGGGCAGAAAGATACCGTTTGAAAGCAGTAGCCGAGAAAAGATTGGCTCTAGAGGAAAATTCTGTTGGTAATACAAGTCAGTTACAGGTTGTTGCGGTTAAAGGTGGACATTGTGGCAATCCCAGGGAATGGAATTCAGCACCTCTTCAGGTGGTCACACCATCTACTTCTGCAGACGTTTTCTGCTGA
- the LOC123228273 gene encoding general transcription factor IIF subunit 2-like yields MDEATNHRSTGYGGFIDTRQAERIMYLMKCPALVSRSLQPPSSDGSSRHVAKLIISIDPLQPEEDKTPPQFSMEFLGSESGFAPKHYAMDMAAEPGKFTPMCAFSESTQGKISCEGKILNKLDMRPIHDNMDNYRKLCRERTKKYTTKSRQIQVIDNDTGSHMRPMPGMIIPTGFTEKRKAPTKGSEMKRTRRDRGEMEDIMFKLFERQSNWTLRQLIQETDQPEQFLKDILKELCVYNNKGTNQGSYELKPEYKKHDDEPNS; encoded by the exons ATGGACGAAGCTACTAATCATCGCAGTACCGGCTATGGTGGATTTATTGACACAAGGCAGGCTGAAAGAATAATGTATCTAATGAAATGTCCCGCACTGGTGTCTCGCTCTCTTCAGCCTCCATCGTCCGATGGCTCTTCTCGCCATGTTGCCAAACTTATCATCTCCATCGACCCCCTTCAGCCCGAGGAAGACAAGACTCCTCCACAg TTCTCCATGGAATTTCTTGGCTCCGAATCTGGGTTTGCTCCCAAACATTACGCGATGGACATGGCTGCTGAACCTGGTAAATTTACTCCAATGTGTGCATTTTCCGAGTCCACACAAG GGAAGATTTCTTGTGAGGGAAAAATACTGAACAAGTTAGACATGAGACCTATTCATGATAACATGGATAACTATCGAAAACTCTGCCGTGAAAGAACCAAAAAGTATACAACCAAAAGTAGACAGATTCAG GTTATTGATAATGACACTGGAAGTCACATGCGGCCTATGCCAGGGATGATAATTCCCACTGGATTCACT GAAAAGAGGAAAGCCCCTACTAAGGGATCCGAAATgaaaagaacaagaagagaCCGTGGAGAGATGGAAGACATTATGTTTAAGCTCTTCGAAAGGCAATCGAATTGGACTTTACGCCAACTAATTCAAGAGACAGATCAACCTGAA CAATTTCTGAAAGACATACTTAAAGAACTCTGTGTTTACAACAACAAGGGAACTAATCAAGGCTCGTATGAGCTGAAGCCGGAGTACAAGAAACACGACGATGAACCCAACTCTTAG